The window gaacctattcagtttaagattacaatgcaatacggtctctctctaatacaatactcttgaccacattgtttggtttgatagtttattcatgtctactatccaatgtgattctcttacttatatgattaccttgaatgtaaTTTGGAACAACTTcttaaatctcattcatactctggtcaaagattcttaatcatatcatagagtattctccctcaaacggtttgaaagctagagatcccttgttgcgcttTCGCTTGCCTCtgtggctaagtggcttaaccccaactatgccgtggacactctttgacagagtgactttgacatagtcaaagattaaggatctaaccacaagacaactatgatgcctcaagttaaaggactactttgcattatcccaaccatgaattctcatgtgacatgagtatgagaactccttgttgatcgtattcagtggactcattctctattgagcacctacatgcttgtcttggtgtcagtcacaccaatgactcgagaccagtcactatccctaagagaagacatagcacgtactgatcttaacggactgtcaatgcccaattggcaatcctatgatcaggaacatttaggatatgtatacgaaagataatggtctcatgaatctaacttctttatatcacattctcccaattgcatattccttggacttatcatttaagtatataacatttatatgagacggcttaaaacaataattttttccctttatattaaattagattagtttaacatgtgaaatgtctgtaaagtatcatcatatgattgatttTAGGGCACATTTTCAACACAATCAAACTTTTCCAGTCTCAAGGTCACTATTTAATAGTGACCTTTAGAAAAATATGTTAGGTGTTGAATTTAAATAGTGACCTTTAGAAAAATATGTTAGGTGTTGAATTTTCTCATAAGTTGTTTAATATATTTGTATacatggagaaaaaaaaaaaaaaacaatgaactTAGATTATTGAAGGTAAATATGTCACTATTGAACAATGACTTGATTCATTGGTGGCGGATGACAATTTCCAGCATTAGCGTCGATGACTCATGAGATGCAAGGGGGCAGAAAAGTAAATGTACTCATAATTGTAGCTTAATACAAATAGAATTAGTTGGGCttagtaatttttcttaaaattagTATTTTTCCTTAATATCTATATAATAAATGGTATAATCTGAATTTGCTCTAATATTTGTAGTCCAAAGTATGAtacaaaatagttttaaaatgacATGTATGTTATAAAAGGATTAAAGtttgagagataaccttttaaGTGGTGggtgcaaggtagatgtaaaatgccaCACTAAAATTATAGCACAGGCAGAAAATAAAAAGGCAGAGGAgtagatgatgttactgatatttttctctagttttctttcttcttcttattttcttgtAACTTACAAACatgcggagtgctctatttatagagcgtctccaaactgatgcagttaatgcatcCTGAAATTTAAAACGTATCCTCTGACATTACAATTCACTTTCCAatttcactttgcatgggcattgaaaactttgCCCATGCAGAAGACTTTTGCTttgtgggcattcattgccaTCAGACATTagacttttcaacactcccccttggatgcccacatatcaacatgagttgcctcgttaaaaccttgcttggaaaaacccagtgggaaaaaaccatagcgaaggaaaaagagtacaacttttcctggatcgttgatatagtgtcaagtatgcttatgttgcctcgtcaaaaccttgataagaaaaacccagtgggaaaaatcctaatcgaaggaaaaagagtacaacaagcatgtatcagggatgctccccctgatacgtatctccccctgattccgcattttccaaatttagctgtttggtaagtcgacgtaatccgatgccttgcactaacttctgaaatgtgcactttggtagagatttggtgaacaagtctgccagattttcatttgaacggatttgtctgacttcaataactttagccttctgaagctcatgtgcactgaaaaactttggagatatgtgtttagtcttatcgcccttgatgaatccttccttcatttgggcaacacaggctgcattatcttcatggatgacagttggattgtctgtcttcgaagttagaccacatgaattccggatatgatggatcattgatcttaaccaagaacattcacgacttgcttcatgtaaagcaagtatttctgaatgatttgaagatgtagcaactaatgtttgcttggttgagcgccatgagattgctgtatctccattcttaaacacatatccagtttgtgagcgggctttatgcggatcagagaggaagccagcatctgcatatccaacaaggacctggtcatctgtggagttctttgagtagaagagacccatgtctgttgtcccacgaaggtatcgcaatacatctttgatacccttccaatggcgaattgttggagcagagctataccttgctaacaaattaactgaaaaagctatatctggtctagtacattgtgctaaatacaacaaagcacctactgcactcagatatggtacttctggaccaaggaccagctcatcatcttcttttggacgaaatggatctttcttaatgtccaaagaacgaacgaccattggcgtgcttagtggataagccttgtccataccaaatcgcttcagaattttttcaatgtaagctgattggtggaccaaaattccactagcacaatgctcgatctgcaagccgagacaatattttgtttttccaaggtctttcatttcaaattcgcttttcagatattcagcagttttattgagctcttcaggagtcccaactagattcatatcatcaacatatactgccactatagcgaatccagaattggatttcttaatgaacacacaagggcaaataacattgttgatatacccttctttgatcaaatactcactgagacgattataccacattcgtccagattgcttcagaccatacaatgatcgctttaatttgatcgagagcatacctcgtggtttattacttgtttcaggcaacttaagtccttcagggactttcatatagatgtcagtatctaattctccatatagatacgcagtgatgacatccataagtcgcatgtcaagtctttctgaaaccactaaacttattaagtaacggaacgtaattgcgtccattacaggagagtatgtctcctcataatcaattccaggtctttgagaaaaaccttgtgcaacgagtcgtgctttgtatcttgcgatctcgtttttctcattgcgtttccttgtgaatacccatttgtaacccacggggtttacactaggcggggtttggactactggtccaaaaacattccgcttttccaaggaatttaattctgcctggattgcatctttccacttaggccaatcctgtctctgtttgcattcatcaacagaacggggctcaatatcatcacttaagatgatttcagtggctactgcaaatgcaaacatatcatcgatgattatttcatttcgatcccacaattcatttgtacatgcataatttatggagatttctttgctttcatgtacttctgtctcttcagggacagatgtctcatcaaggacattttctttttctggaagtcCAGAATGATGAATTGTGGatgtatcattcattttctcttcctgaatgatttcatttggattcagttgtgccctcgactttctctttcgaggagctgaatcttttgaaccttggggtctaccacgcttcaggcgtacaccagatgaatcatttgctgccactttattttgtccaacagggacatcaatttttgcaggtgcatttgcagctggtatatgtgattttgtcactttcatagcatcattaaatgcatctggcatttgattggcaatgctttgaagatgaacgatccttctcacttcattttcacattgaatgctgcgaggatcaaaatgagacaaggtgggaacaacccatgtcagctctttccgttcttctggaacggtcttttcttcccctaacgacgggaaaattgtctcatcaaagtgacaatcagcaaaacgagctgtaaacatatcacctgtcaagggttccaaatatctaatgatagatggtgaatcaaaacccacgtaaattcccagtctacgctgaggtcccattttagtgcgttgcagcggtgcaataggcacataaacagcacaaccaaaaactcgtaaatgggaaatgtttggctgatgtccaaacacgagttgtactgaagagtattgatggttggctacaggtctcaatcgaaccaatgatgcagcatgtaagatggcatgtccccatgcagagactggcaatttggttttcataagcagagtgcgagctattaactgaagccgcttgatcaatgcttctgctaaaccattttgagtatggacatgaggaacagggtgttcaaaatcaatgcccaatgtcatgcaataatcatcaaaggtttgagacgtaaattcaccagcattatcaagtcggattgacttaatgggataatctgggaactgtgctcgtaacttaattatttgagtaagaagtctcgcaaaggctacattccgagtagacaagagacaaacatgtgaccatcgggtagatgcatcaaccaaaaccataaaatatcgaaatggtccacataatggttgaataggcccacaaatatccccttgaattctttgtagaaatgatggggattcagcatcaacctttagttgagatggtctaattaccaacttcccttgagaacaagctttgcaagggttatcatttaaggcagcaatgtgtctgctcactaatggatgtccattagagttggtaatgatcctacgcatcatggtagatcctggatgacccagacggttatgccaaagcatgtaaacctttgaatcaatgaacttctggttcatgacagtatgtgattcaattgtccttatgtatgtataatataatCCACTCGACATACcatgcaacttctccaatatacgcttctgggtatcattggaggtaatgcatagatactccacattttctgcactttttgtttcaatgtggtatccatttagacgtatgtctttgaaactcaacaaatttcgagtagatcgagtagcatacaatgcattctgtatggacaatattgttccatttggtaacataatctgggcttGCCCTGAACCTTGAATTACATCTGAAggtcctgatattgttgttacccctaCTCTTGTAGGTattaagcttgagaaatactttcgatcatgaagtattgtatgtgtggttgcactgtctgcaagacaaatatctccgccatttctcatgttctgagaataaccacaatttttatccatgctctctgAGTAAGAGAATCAGAATTAAAAGCAagttataacaagaaatttacatgccacttttattgaatctgaaaatactacaagttcagcataataaaagtacattaatgattcaatcaGACCGATATACTTCATTTCCCCTTTCCACAATATAGTCTGAAACATCTAGATgagttgtgttcaactgccctgataagtcaaacactggatcaggtatatccattggtctagcctggtcgagaaagttggtctcgacacccttctccttgagggaggcttgatacagatccactagatgttttggggtacgacaagtacgcgcccaatgcccattgccaccacacctatggcaggCTCCTTCAGGGTTTCTAGGAGCATTattcatatgagctttgcctttgtggcgattcgCATTTTTGAAGCTCGGGCTTGAATTATGCCTCGGAACCTGGTGGTGAAACTGAACTCCATGATTCTTGCCTTTCCTATTCCATCGACCTCGCTTGTGGCCacgtcctcgtttatgattatcaccaccagaggatgtggcgttcacttcaagggaagcagcattcacttctgggaatggtgcagatccagtaggtcgggaatgatggtttttcatcaggagctcatCATTCTGTTCAGCTACTAAGAGCacagatatcagctggttgtactcagtatagcctcgcgctctatactgctgctgcaggagcacgttggaggcatgaaatgtgctgagagtcttttccagcatatgctCCTCAGTAATAATATCCCCACAGAGCTTCATctgagaggtaattctgaacaatGCAGAATTGTATTCTGCCACTGACTTGAAGTCTTGGATCCTCAGATGAGTCCACTCATAGCGggcccttggaagaatcaccgttgtTTGGTGATTGTATTTGTTTCTCAAGGCATTCCAGAgagctaacggatcttcaaccgttaagtactcgctctttagcgcctcatcaagatggcggcgaatgaaaatcatggcctttgcccgatcttgagaggatgagtTGCTCTCTTCCATGATGGTATCTCCAAGATCCCCTGcttccagatggatcttggtatccagtacccaggtcaggtaattcttcccggtaatatccagggcagcaaattcaagcttcgccaagttcgccattttcttttctgaaagaaaatgagatgtgtaagaacttgcaataatatgtattcctgaaggaatatgatgttagaacttctggttcttacaaatttttcattttgatcttcaggccaaaatgataagcactcgaaacttctggCTCGAGATTTTCAGGGTGAATGAGAAGGGCGATcgtaccgcaccattctcattgaaataatgtaatatagaatgtgcgattattccgcaccactcaagtaacaggaaaattaaatatgcagagcagcgtgggcgattataccgcaccacataaaattgcaatgaaattaaacagcaggtaaattcaaatatgcagggtagggtgtgcgattataccgctccacctaaaaattgcagtaaaattaaatctgtagtccaagataggcgatgataccgcaccgtcttggatcgcagtaagaataaatttgcagttcaagatgggcgattgtaccgcaccatcttggattgcagtagaattaacataaataaatactgggttagtaatcaatctctacaccaaacaagtaaTCAAAGATGTATGTAACCGTTAGTTGGAGGACTATGAGCAGGCACGGAGCAAACAATTCGTCGCGAGGGTACACGGCgcagttgaggcagaggaagaagatgaacagtaaaaacttaaaggaaacattttttttttctttctttcgttcgttcggcgaagagagatgagagaataattatatatagagactcgtgctgataacgtgttataaaaggattaaagtttgagagataaccttttaaGTGGTGggtgcaaggtagatgtaaaatgccaTACTAAAATTATAGCACAGGCAGAAAATAAAAAGGCAGAGGAgtagatgatgttactgatatttttctctagttttctttcttcttcttattttcttgtAACTTACAAACatgcggagtgctctatttatagagcgtctccaaactgatgcagttaatgcatcCTGAAATTTAAAACCTATCCTCTGACATTACAATTCACTTTCCAatttcactttgcatgggcattgaaaactttgCCCATGCAGAAGACTTTTGCTttgtgggcattcattgccaTCAGACATTAGACTTTTCAACaatgtattatattttaaaaagttaCAGTCCATTATGAGGAGACATTAACATAGGacaatgtttttcatgtattatCCAACTTATCAGTTTTATATTATATCAAACGCTTCATTATTTTTATATGACTGATTTCATGACAAGCCGAATACAACTTAGCATTTAAAACTAGTTTGAGACAGTTCTGTCGTAGGAACAAGCAGAGCCTTACACTTGCACTTTTGGAAGTAtgggatctttttttttttttttttttcctgagtAAAGATACTTCTTCATTAACAACCAAAGAGAATACAAGCCAAGATCAACTGTCAACCGCAGGACCAGAGAGAAAGAAAGTATAACAAAGGAGAGGCAGGGAACTTAAGGACAGATAGAGGAGACTACTAGCATAGCTGAGTCACTGTCCTTAAGAACCATGCATCCAAAAGCTAAGTTAGTGTTGGCAAGGGTGTCCATCAATGGAAATGATATGGAATGGAGCAGATGGGGGCCTAGAAATCCAGACTTTTAGACACGTCCCTCTTCTACATTGCAAGGCGACCAATCAGCCATCAAATTCGCTTGGTGGGGAACCCAGCTCtatttaggccatctccaatggagatgGATATAGGGCTGTAGGGCAAAATTAAATCTGAAATGCTCCAAAATCCAACTCTAATGAATGGctgggccaaaaaaaaaaaagagacccACCAAGTCAAGTTTCAGCCCTTTGCCCATCGGGCTGGCCATTCTTAGTCAGCCAGGTAGCCCGTTTGAGGGgcccttttaaaaaaaaaaaaaatagaacttctaattttttttcccctataaatacctaagccatttCCACACCATTTCTCActcgttttcatttttttctaagTTCTAGATCATCCCTTTCCCGCAATGGATCCTAGGGAAAAATGTTGCTAAATTTATACCATCCGCTATTTCATATATGATTACGGGttgaaccaaaacaaaataactaCCTAAAAATGTAAACCGggcttttattaatttaattgggTTTAAGGAATTTATGTCACATTCTGACCCggacccccaccacatcccgggctcgactctaccgtagtacgatattatccactttgggccccaaccacgccctcacggttttgtttctgggaactcacacgagaacttcccagtgggtcacccatcctaggattgctctcgtgtgctactcgcttaacttcaaagttctgatggaactcgaagccggtgagctcccaaaagaccttgtACTAagaaggtgggcatgtacatgtaaagcatagaggatccactcccctaggcgatgtgagatgttacaatttATATATTGATAATAATTTCTAAAACCCTCTTGGAGCTAGTGGGTTGGCACAGACACTGGATCGAAATCGCGCTGGTATGTATTCTTGTCATCAGCCACTTGCTTGACCATTCATTTACCGAGCTATTTTTAGAAATTGGAATAGTTTCTCGCTATATGAGCGTGAAAGTTCAACGATCAAAAGATGCATTCTCTCATAAGCACCACTCCCTTACCTCTTATGAtaatctaaatttaaaattttcaatatttttttcaaatggccacataTTCAACCAAAGGATAAGAAATCTGGAGGTTTTTTCATTTAGCGACAAGTTGCACTCAAAATATGTTCAAAatccttattttaatatggtagtttaattcaattaaccaataaaattaaaggaaatctaatgaaaaaggcttgaaaaactttgagttttaatgataaggacaaaataaagggtaaagtgaatagtactaggattgactttttagtgtaaaaatatggtttttcgttaaagtgaacagtaccgggagtttttcgttaaaattccctaaaGTAAAgagcaaacttaaaataataaattattgaggggacTGAAAAATTGGCCCCTTTGGTTAGAGATGGTATATAAATATGGCatgacactgttcattaaaatttttttttgcaagggTATAATCTAGACGAGAGCTGAACATAGCCCCTTCGGTTGGAAATAGCCTTAGAGAAGCTGAAGCGGTGTCGGAGGTTCCAAATCTGGCGGAGTAACGGAAATATAGACCAAGAGACATTCTTCTTACTCCCACTGATGAAATGTACTAGGGATGCCGAATCGTACTCAAAAAGAACCTTCTATTATAGATGTAGAAGCGTGAGTTTAGCCTTGCAACGTGTGCATTCAAcgccttttttattttgaagaataagatgatttattaaacaTTATAAGGTAGTATGTAGGATAGCATAATATctatttaaaattcaaacatGAATATCAATAATTAAAGTTGCATCTTAATTAAAAGACACGCTATCTAATTACCATATCACAGGgcataaaacaaaaatagtCTGAAAAATATCAACACAACTAACTATAAATTACAAAGTCCTCCCGAAGAAAACCACTTGAGACAAAACTTTTACGACGAAAAAAATAGCGCACGCATGAAGCAACGTAAACCAGATTTATCTTAAGTCTGCACCATAACCGTGATAGCAACACCTGTAACATCTTCAACCTCAGAACACATCAACCTAGAAACCCGATGATGAACATCATGGTAAAAAAGTAGTACATAGTAAACGGATTTGGAAAATCAATCTGAAAGAGTACCTACGACAATCAGAGGAAACGTAAAACTTTCCAGGACGGTTAGTGTGTATATTGAAAGACATCTGCCATCAACTTAAAAAGTATTTATAGTGATAAAACCTGTTGAAATGATACTTGTGGTTTTGGCAAAATGAaggtatatttttattttttttaacaaacgatgttTATCTACACTAGGAGGGAGGAGGTaggtttagcctcataatggactagaaataatgtggttcaaatttgtctttaacAAAAAtcaacctaagacttctcacttgttggagcaatattagaaaatatgaaaaataacaatataattctaatgataataatcataaagaaattcacaacatcaattatatatgagattaatataaacaactagtgAGAAAGTTAGAATAATTGAAAAACTTGGAGATtaaggcttgcataaatgcaatgtcctaaagatagaattttgcccctactcttgtgcttgtagttcgatAGGCGTCCATCttccaggattcaacaatctataatccgaagtcaaagcacttcaatcttcggactCTGCCAAACTTTATATATGCTGTACTCTCAAGATACGACTCAAAATTTGACTCGCATAacatgagagaaacaaagtgggaaaaccctatttctcaagaggaaaaattaactctaattttctatatataataccaatggtttcatgggtttatatagaatccaatttctacttattaaagagatgtaacttttcatttATAGGTATACATCACTTATCAAGGGAATAcacctaaacaacataacctttctaagaaattggttaacaatatttttcattcaattattaaaattatatattacattcatattataatatataatttccaacaatcccccacatgaatgaaaaattaggaagaatttgagagtacaGGCGGATAAGAGATGCATCGGGAgatgtgtcttttggacttgaactcaCCCTAGTGAATACTTATCGGATTTGCTTGGTGGCTCAGTGAATATAgaatcttgaactgttcaccgcagtagtaaaccaagacaataagcaacacacaccactaatcctaatatattccggttcatacggttgtgttcattttggtcctgaacaaatcccggattcatgagagctttaAAGAATTTAGTCATCTCATACTCATAGAAGTGACCCACTTCTACTTTCACATAGGTGACCACTGATTAAGAATAGTCTGCTATattcctcttatttataagatatcacTGTCTAAGTATAAATATACATCCTAAAACTTCTGCAGACAACACACTTCTTCCACCATAGGAATGAGATATATAGTGTGTTAACTTCTTTGAATCATGCCtaaccagtttgcctattgaacttagaccatgggatctccaatcaactaagtTAGGTTTCCGCTCGGCTGATTCATTAGTTATGTTGGCTTTAGCctcattcccctcgatgatcaacttactctctagtctAACCTTTAATAATTGGATCCACTACTAGGTTGACTATTTTTAATGGTGTGCACAATCCATTTGCTAACACTAGGAAGTAGACTTCCCCCACATTTAAGGTATCTATAGAAGGTCTATAACCTTACCATACCTTAAACAATTACTCATTACAAGGGATGACATTTTGATTGTTTCATCCAATTAGCAAATTATGTTTCCATTCTTTGTAAGTAAATCTCATATCTCAAAAATAGATAAGCTACCCCCACAATTCTTCGATAATTGTGGTTAATTTCTAACGTTATTGTTAAATCGAACATGTTTTGTTCTTTAAAAGGTAGGAAACAATTAAGATAGACCTTATGTATCTATCTTCCTAGGCCTTCATGCCTCACTAGCCATTATGGGAAAAGCACTTCTTGGCTTCCATCATTTCCTTATTATGACTAACATGCATGACCATTTATATACTTACTTAATAAGCATCATCATGTCTAATTTAATCATgtctaatttaattttgtatGCTTACTCTCATCATTCCTTTTACTAGGACCCCCACACTTTTAGTGTATAATTCTTCGCAAGGAATTGGCTTTGATTTTATCCATGACTAACATGGCTTATGAGCAAGACTCATTTTTGTAGTTGCCTTCACATGTTACTCATTTATCAGGAAGTGCTCATCATTCTATATATGTGCTAATTCAATCAAgtcaaaacatataatcataaaACCTCAAATCAGAGTTACAAACATGATTGTGTATATGAAACACAAGTATTAAACAGACACGCCATTCATTTGTGTCTTTCAGTCTTTCTTTACCAAAAGGTACTGACTTATTGCCTTAATAGCTGCCAGATTTTAAAATCACACCATTCTTACATTCCCTCTTGCTTTTCCCGTAAACTACATATACATCTTACAATCACATATTTTTCTAATTACTCCAAATAAGTTTCTATCTTTagattgttggagcaatattagaaaatatgaaaaataacaatataatttcaatgataataatcataaagaaattcacaacatcaattatatatgagattaatataaacaactagagagaaagttagaataattgacaaacttggagattgaggcttgcataaatgcaatgtcctgaagatagaatttcgcccctactTTGTGCTTGTGGTTCGGTAGGTGTCCATCttccaggattcaacaatctataattcgaagtcaaagcacttcaatcttcggactCTGCC of the Pyrus communis chromosome 1, drPyrComm1.1, whole genome shotgun sequence genome contains:
- the LOC137725417 gene encoding uncharacterized protein; the protein is MEESNSSSQDRAKAMIFIRRHLDEALKSEYLTVEDPLALWNALRNKYNHQTTVILPRARYEWTHLRIQDFKSVAEYNSALFRITSQMKLCGDIITEEHMLEKTLSTFHASNVLLQQQYRARGYTEYNQLISVLLVAEQNDELLMKNHHSRPTGSAPFPEVNAASLEVNATSSGGDNHKRGRGHKRGRWNRKGKNHGVQFHHQVPRHNSSPSFKNANRHKGKAHMNNAPRNPEGACHRCGGNGHWARQLNTTHLDVSDYIVERGNEVYRSD